A stretch of the uncultured Desulfobacter sp. genome encodes the following:
- the pyk gene encoding pyruvate kinase, with the protein MKRRKTKIVATISNLNCSVEFIETLYRAGMNVVRLNTAHMSHDDAGQVIENTRKVSEKIGILLDTKGPEIRTCDANDPLSVVYGDSIRIKGEAGGMSKDDVICVSYPHFVDDVPVGSSILIDDGYIALKVKDKVDDHLICFVENDGVIYPRKSINIPSVHVKLPALSEKDKGFIAFAADQELDFIAHSFVRNKEDVLAVQKILDEKNSSIKIIAKIENAQGVDNLREILEHAYGVMVARGDLAVEIPTEKIPLIQKDIVQTCIELRRPVIVATQMLHSMIQSPRPTRAEVSDVANACLDHTDALMLSGETANGKYPEQAVQTMARIAQEVELKRSSFIDIPYSSQGNLTDYLSKAAVKSSLRLNTRGIVADSLSGKTILALAAYRGDSPIFAQVYDKKVMRILSLSFGVFAEYIPLGASPRESLTGSICRLIADQNFKDDDLIIVLSGSFGPEQGASYIEIGNAKNFSEKCTWSPK; encoded by the coding sequence TTGAAAAGGCGTAAAACAAAAATAGTAGCGACCATATCCAACTTGAATTGCTCGGTTGAATTCATTGAAACGCTTTATAGAGCTGGAATGAACGTGGTGCGCTTGAATACGGCTCACATGAGCCATGACGATGCCGGGCAGGTTATTGAAAATACCCGCAAAGTATCGGAAAAAATAGGTATCCTTTTAGACACCAAAGGCCCTGAAATCAGAACTTGTGATGCCAATGATCCCCTGTCTGTCGTTTATGGGGATTCTATCCGCATAAAAGGCGAGGCCGGCGGGATGTCAAAGGATGATGTGATTTGTGTCTCTTATCCGCATTTTGTCGACGACGTGCCGGTCGGATCTTCTATTCTTATTGATGATGGATACATTGCCCTGAAGGTGAAAGACAAAGTAGATGATCATCTCATCTGTTTCGTGGAAAATGATGGGGTGATTTACCCAAGAAAAAGTATCAACATCCCATCGGTTCATGTTAAATTGCCGGCTTTAAGCGAAAAGGATAAGGGGTTTATAGCTTTTGCCGCAGACCAGGAGCTTGACTTTATAGCCCACTCCTTTGTACGCAACAAGGAAGATGTCCTGGCAGTCCAAAAGATTCTTGATGAGAAGAATTCTTCAATCAAAATCATCGCTAAGATTGAAAATGCCCAAGGCGTGGACAATCTTCGGGAAATTCTGGAACATGCCTATGGCGTAATGGTGGCCAGGGGAGATTTAGCCGTTGAAATTCCAACTGAAAAAATTCCGTTGATTCAAAAAGATATTGTCCAGACCTGTATTGAGCTTAGACGCCCTGTTATCGTCGCCACCCAGATGTTGCATTCCATGATTCAATCGCCACGGCCAACAAGGGCAGAGGTCTCTGATGTCGCCAATGCCTGCCTGGATCATACCGACGCGTTGATGCTTTCTGGTGAAACGGCAAATGGTAAATATCCCGAACAAGCGGTACAGACCATGGCCAGAATTGCCCAGGAGGTGGAATTAAAAAGAAGCTCATTCATTGATATCCCCTATTCAAGCCAGGGAAATTTGACAGACTATCTTTCCAAGGCTGCAGTGAAGTCTTCCCTGCGTTTGAACACCCGGGGGATTGTGGCCGATTCTCTATCCGGAAAAACCATTTTGGCCCTGGCCGCCTATCGGGGGGACAGTCCGATTTTTGCCCAGGTTTACGATAAAAAAGTGATGCGCATTCTCTCTTTGTCCTTTGGGGTATTCGCCGAGTATATACCGCTTGGCGCAAGTCCAAGGGAATCGCTGACAGGTTCTATCTGCCGTCTAATTGCAGACCAGAATTTTAAAGACGACGACCTCATTATTGTGCTTTCCGGCAGCTTCGGTCCTGAACAGGGTGCATCTTATATTGAAATCGGTAATGCAAAAAATTTCAGTGAGAAATGCACCTGGAGCCCGAAATAA
- the tnpA gene encoding IS200/IS605 family transposase: MDYRQNSHTKYKIEYHFVWVTKYRYHVLQGDVALRVRELVRQTCERFEIHILRGVVSKDHVHILCSAPPNISPSDIMRRVKGRVSRKIFEEFPHLKKRYWGKHFWARGYFCITSGELTKDMIQEYLEHHFEKDPNDHFDIE; the protein is encoded by the coding sequence ATGGACTATCGGCAAAACAGTCATACAAAGTACAAAATAGAATATCATTTTGTTTGGGTGACGAAGTACCGATACCACGTATTGCAAGGGGATGTTGCTTTGCGAGTGAGAGAACTCGTCCGACAAACCTGTGAGAGGTTTGAAATTCACATTTTGCGTGGTGTTGTCAGCAAGGATCATGTTCACATTCTGTGTTCGGCACCACCAAATATTTCCCCGTCTGATATCATGCGCAGAGTTAAGGGGCGTGTGTCTCGGAAAATTTTTGAGGAGTTTCCACATTTGAAAAAGCGATATTGGGGTAAACATTTTTGGGCTCGGGGGTATTTTTGCATAACCTCTGGAGAACTGACAAAAGATATGATTCAAGAGTATCTTGAACATCATTTTGAAAAAGACCCTAATGATCATTTTGATATTGAGTAG
- the holA gene encoding DNA polymerase III subunit delta yields the protein MAAAKNLITYKALAGSLDTLSKDDKLKVVLICGEPFLVRKAMNALVPILLKGESKQFGLDVLDGRTTPVGEIAEQAGTFSFLGTRKVIAVKDAPLFLLKAPPGEIRYSERDLSVLIRLVEEGIPENHVLVFTTGTPDRRKKIYKIILEHGLVVDCNVATGARKADIEEQQAVLRDISRQMLLKAGKQMPPDAFAALVDQTGFNPEVFANAIEKLLAYIGGRDQISAADIGAVVHKDKKDPIFALTNAMMERNVSKALTLLSSLLSDGFHPLQILKTFENQVRKLLAIKCCATGLNTGRAGGPPLKHMQFNAFKQMLLPAIVDWDANTLKADEAHMRLFSIEDGESKKKSTKLPANDLLLAPNPKNAYPIFQNFLKSENFALEELTEALSVLADLDYRIKSSGIDAATGLENFIMTLCRNP from the coding sequence ATGGCAGCCGCTAAGAATCTGATTACATACAAGGCGCTTGCAGGCAGTCTGGATACGCTCTCAAAGGACGATAAACTTAAAGTCGTTTTGATCTGCGGGGAACCCTTTCTGGTGCGTAAGGCGATGAATGCCCTTGTGCCCATACTGCTCAAAGGGGAGTCAAAACAATTCGGCCTTGATGTCCTGGACGGGAGAACCACACCCGTGGGTGAGATCGCTGAACAGGCTGGTACGTTTTCTTTTTTAGGAACCCGGAAAGTTATTGCGGTAAAAGATGCCCCGCTTTTTTTGCTGAAAGCGCCTCCAGGCGAGATCAGATACAGTGAAAGAGATTTGTCGGTTTTAATTCGCCTTGTTGAAGAGGGCATCCCTGAAAATCATGTGCTTGTGTTTACCACAGGTACGCCGGACCGCCGAAAAAAGATATACAAAATTATCCTTGAACACGGACTGGTGGTGGACTGCAATGTCGCCACAGGCGCCAGAAAGGCAGACATTGAAGAACAGCAGGCAGTGTTAAGGGATATCAGCCGGCAGATGCTGTTAAAAGCTGGCAAGCAAATGCCCCCGGATGCATTTGCAGCACTTGTGGATCAGACAGGGTTTAATCCAGAAGTTTTTGCAAACGCCATTGAAAAACTTCTGGCATATATCGGGGGCAGAGACCAAATATCTGCGGCAGATATTGGGGCTGTGGTACACAAAGATAAAAAGGACCCCATATTTGCTTTGACCAATGCAATGATGGAACGAAATGTTTCTAAAGCGCTTACACTTTTATCGAGCTTGTTGTCTGATGGGTTTCATCCGTTACAAATTTTAAAAACATTTGAAAATCAGGTCAGAAAACTTTTAGCCATTAAGTGCTGCGCAACAGGTCTAAATACAGGCAGGGCAGGGGGGCCTCCTTTAAAACATATGCAGTTCAATGCATTTAAGCAAATGCTTTTACCTGCAATTGTTGACTGGGATGCCAACACCTTGAAAGCGGATGAAGCGCATATGCGTCTCTTTAGTATCGAAGACGGTGAAAGCAAGAAAAAGTCCACCAAACTGCCGGCCAACGATCTTTTGCTGGCGCCTAATCCTAAAAATGCCTACCCTATATTTCAGAATTTTTTAAAATCTGAAAATTTTGCCCTGGAGGAATTGACCGAAGCACTGTCCGTTCTTGCCGACCTTGATTATCGCATTAAATCATCGGGCATTGATGCAGCCACAGGACTTGAAAATTTTATTATGACCCTGTGCCGCAACCCCTAA
- the lgt gene encoding prolipoprotein diacylglyceryl transferase, with protein MHPILLQAGSLKLYTYGLFVALGFITAIWFTKRNAKFYGVPDQIVSDLFFTILISALVGARLLYIFINLDAYTDNILDIFKIWNGGLVFFGGFIGGSLGAIIFLRIKKMDIWKSADVLAPGLALGHSVGRFGCLFAGCCYGKTCSLPIAITFTNPDSLAPLNIPLHPTQLYMIASNFILFLILLAIQRRKRFNGMVFLSYIMLYSLFRSIIEFFRGDFRGNFFFDFLSLSQGIGLLISCIALIFMILKLRSRHGSR; from the coding sequence ATGCATCCGATTCTTCTTCAGGCCGGCAGTCTGAAGCTTTATACCTATGGCCTTTTCGTGGCGTTAGGGTTTATCACCGCCATCTGGTTTACAAAACGGAATGCTAAATTCTATGGTGTTCCGGATCAGATTGTATCCGATCTTTTCTTCACCATTTTGATCAGTGCCCTTGTCGGCGCGCGTCTCCTGTATATATTCATTAATCTCGATGCTTACACGGACAACATTCTTGATATTTTTAAAATCTGGAATGGCGGCCTTGTTTTTTTCGGCGGTTTTATCGGCGGCTCCCTTGGCGCCATTATTTTCTTGCGCATTAAGAAGATGGATATCTGGAAAAGCGCCGATGTCCTGGCCCCCGGTCTTGCTTTAGGGCATAGTGTGGGGCGTTTTGGCTGTCTTTTTGCCGGATGCTGTTACGGTAAAACCTGTTCGTTGCCCATTGCCATTACCTTTACCAATCCGGATAGCTTGGCCCCCCTGAATATTCCTTTGCACCCCACTCAGCTGTATATGATTGCCTCCAACTTTATTCTTTTTTTGATTCTTCTGGCCATACAGCGGCGTAAACGCTTTAACGGCATGGTTTTTTTAAGCTACATCATGCTCTATTCCCTGTTCAGATCAATTATTGAGTTCTTCCGAGGAGATTTCAGGGGGAATTTCTTTTTTGATTTTCTTTCACTGTCCCAGGGTATTGGTTTGCTGATTTCCTGTATTGCTTTGATATTCATGATCCTCAAACTGAGATCCAGGCATGGCAGCCGCTAA
- the lspA gene encoding signal peptidase II: protein MLGFLTPIRRLALVSISVVLLDQFTKWLIVKHLPLYTHIAVIDHFFNITHVLNPGGAFGFFAEQSPGIRKFIFLFLSSGVALFVLWLYRKTARSHIFLSYGLALIFGGAIGNLIDRFRFGKVVDFLEFYVGAFHWPAFNVADSAITIGMGILIYHVIFNKLPEI, encoded by the coding sequence ATGCTTGGTTTTTTAACACCCATACGGCGGCTTGCCCTGGTCAGTATCAGTGTGGTTTTACTGGACCAGTTCACAAAGTGGCTTATAGTCAAGCATCTGCCGCTGTATACCCATATTGCGGTGATTGATCATTTTTTTAACATCACCCATGTACTTAATCCCGGTGGGGCGTTCGGTTTTTTCGCCGAACAGTCCCCCGGGATCAGAAAATTTATTTTTTTATTTTTATCTTCCGGGGTTGCTCTGTTTGTACTCTGGCTTTACAGAAAAACGGCCCGATCCCACATCTTTTTATCCTATGGGCTGGCCTTGATTTTCGGCGGTGCAATAGGGAATCTGATTGACCGATTCCGGTTTGGAAAAGTTGTTGATTTTCTGGAATTTTATGTTGGTGCCTTTCATTGGCCGGCGTTTAATGTCGCAGATTCAGCAATTACCATTGGAATGGGCATATTAATTTACCACGTAATATTCAACAAACTGCCCGAAATATAA